One region of Propionispora vibrioides genomic DNA includes:
- the purN gene encoding phosphoribosylglycinamide formyltransferase, translating into MSKMVLGVLASGRGSNLQAILDAIDAGRLSAKIGVVISDNPDANVIKRSIEWDVPVVCIERKQYESKEAWETAIADELNVHQAELVVLAGFMRILSPYFVNRLSGRVMNIHPSLLPAFPGRNAQEQAVNHAVKVSGCTVHFIDEGMDSGPIILQEAVPLEEGDTPETLAERILHVEHVLYPRAIGLYCEGRLKVEGRRVTILEKGEGTHEN; encoded by the coding sequence GTGAGTAAAATGGTGCTGGGAGTCTTAGCATCAGGGCGTGGCAGTAACTTACAGGCTATCCTGGATGCGATAGACGCCGGACGGTTGTCTGCTAAAATCGGCGTTGTCATCAGTGATAATCCGGATGCCAATGTGATCAAGCGGTCTATTGAATGGGATGTGCCGGTGGTTTGTATCGAAAGAAAGCAATATGAAAGCAAGGAAGCGTGGGAAACGGCCATTGCCGATGAACTCAATGTTCATCAGGCAGAACTGGTGGTGCTCGCCGGTTTCATGCGCATTTTAAGTCCTTATTTTGTCAACCGGCTCTCCGGTCGGGTAATGAATATCCATCCTTCGCTGCTGCCGGCCTTTCCCGGACGGAACGCGCAGGAACAGGCCGTTAATCATGCAGTGAAGGTTTCCGGTTGCACCGTACATTTTATTGATGAAGGAATGGATTCGGGGCCGATTATTTTACAGGAAGCCGTGCCGCTGGAAGAAGGGGATACGCCGGAGACGTTGGCGGAACGCATTCTGCATGTGGAGCATGTGCTGTACCCGCGGGCCATTGGTCTGTATTGCGAAGGCCGGCTAAAAGTGGAAGGCCGCCGGGTTACCATTTTGGAAAAAGGTGAGGGTACTCATGAAAATTAA
- the purD gene encoding phosphoribosylamine--glycine ligase, which translates to MRILVIGNGGREHALVWKLAMSPRVEKIYAIPGNPGIAQLAECVDIGIGNNEALAKFAGEKGISLTVVGPEAPLANGIVDYFTGRGLKVFGPSQAAAELEGSKAFAKGLMQKYGIPTARYAVFSDPDQATAYIREHKAPIVVKADGLAAGKGVIVAMTEEEALRAVDSIMRDHTFGAAGSQVVIEEFLQGEEASLLAFTDGTTVVPMLAAQDHKRIFDGDQGPNTGGMGAYAPAPVVTAALQADIVRDILQPAVDAMRQEGRLYCGCLYAGLMITETGSKVIEFNARFGDPETQVVLPLLASDLVDIMEACVEGRLAQCEINWLNQAAVCVVMAAGGYPGDYAKGEPIRGLQAAAEEGICVFHAGTALRGDTVVTGGGRVLGVTATAETIPAAVQKAYAAVKHIDFKDVQYRKDIAYRAMNR; encoded by the coding sequence GTGCGAATTTTGGTTATTGGAAACGGCGGTCGTGAACATGCCTTGGTTTGGAAATTGGCGATGAGTCCGCGGGTTGAAAAAATTTATGCCATTCCCGGAAATCCGGGAATAGCCCAACTGGCAGAATGTGTGGATATCGGAATTGGAAATAATGAAGCGCTGGCCAAATTTGCCGGGGAAAAGGGGATTTCTCTTACCGTTGTAGGACCGGAAGCTCCTTTGGCCAATGGAATTGTAGATTATTTTACCGGCCGGGGACTGAAGGTTTTTGGCCCCTCGCAGGCTGCTGCGGAATTGGAAGGCTCCAAGGCATTTGCTAAAGGGCTAATGCAAAAATACGGGATTCCTACCGCCCGCTATGCCGTTTTTAGTGATCCCGATCAGGCAACTGCCTATATCCGGGAGCATAAGGCACCCATTGTGGTGAAAGCCGACGGGCTGGCTGCCGGTAAGGGTGTGATTGTGGCCATGACAGAGGAAGAAGCCCTGCGGGCCGTGGATTCCATTATGCGGGACCACACCTTTGGCGCGGCAGGCAGTCAGGTGGTTATTGAGGAATTCCTGCAGGGTGAGGAAGCATCGTTGCTGGCTTTTACTGATGGCACGACAGTTGTGCCGATGCTGGCGGCTCAGGATCACAAACGGATTTTTGATGGTGATCAGGGCCCCAATACCGGAGGTATGGGAGCTTATGCACCGGCACCGGTGGTTACGGCTGCGCTGCAGGCGGATATTGTCAGAGATATTTTACAACCTGCCGTGGATGCTATGCGCCAGGAAGGGCGGCTATATTGCGGCTGTTTGTACGCGGGACTGATGATTACCGAAACGGGGTCGAAGGTGATTGAGTTCAATGCCCGCTTTGGCGATCCCGAAACCCAGGTGGTTTTGCCGCTTTTGGCCAGCGATCTGGTGGATATTATGGAAGCCTGTGTGGAAGGAAGATTGGCACAGTGTGAGATTAACTGGCTGAATCAGGCCGCAGTTTGCGTGGTTATGGCTGCCGGTGGCTATCCGGGAGATTATGCTAAGGGAGAGCCTATTCGGGGACTGCAGGCCGCCGCCGAGGAGGGGATTTGTGTGTTTCACGCCGGAACGGCGCTGCGAGGTGATACCGTTGTAACCGGCGGTGGCCGGGTTCTGGGGGTTACGGCAACTGCCGAGACCATTCCGGCGGCGGTGCAAAAAGCCTATGCCGCTGTGAAACATATTGATTTTAAAGACGTCCAATATCGTAAGGACATTGCCTATCGGGCAATGAATCGCTAG
- the purH gene encoding bifunctional phosphoribosylaminoimidazolecarboxamide formyltransferase/IMP cyclohydrolase — translation MKIKRALISVSDKAGIVEFARRLANYGVEIISTGGTMKTLREAGIPVTYVSDVTGFPEIMDGRVKTLNPYIHGGILALRDNPEHTAAMERHNIKGIDMVVVNLYPFRQTIAKPDVTLGDAIENIDIGGPAMIRAAAKNFQYVAVVVNPERYTEIIDQLAAKQEISAEFRMALAQEAYHHTAEYDACIAQYLGKQLDNGQFPETMHAVYEKVQELRYGENPHQQAAFYREKYGDGFGIANAKQLHGKELSFNNIVDVEAAYGIVGEFEQPAAAIIKHTNPCGTGVGKTLAEAYEKAYESDPVSAFGGIVGLNREVDAITAGEISKIFIEAVIAPSFTPEALTILTKKQNIRLLTAEAVDADVAEFDIKKVSGGILLQDRDTRDAEIEDMKVVTKRPPTQAEWEQLMLAWRVVKHVKSNAIVVAANNQTLGVGAGQMNRVGAAAIALDQAGEKARGAVLASDAFFPFRDTVDTAVAAGITAIIQPGGSVKDAESIQAADEQGIAMIFTGMRHFKH, via the coding sequence ATGAAAATTAAAAGAGCGCTTATCAGCGTTTCGGATAAAGCCGGTATTGTAGAGTTTGCGCGTCGGCTCGCAAACTATGGGGTTGAGATCATTTCGACAGGGGGGACCATGAAGACCTTGCGGGAAGCTGGTATTCCGGTAACCTATGTAAGTGATGTAACTGGTTTCCCCGAGATCATGGACGGCAGGGTAAAAACCTTGAACCCCTATATCCATGGCGGCATCCTGGCCCTGCGGGATAATCCGGAGCATACCGCAGCCATGGAGCGGCACAATATTAAAGGGATTGACATGGTTGTGGTCAACCTTTATCCGTTCCGTCAGACCATAGCCAAGCCGGATGTGACGCTGGGAGATGCTATTGAGAACATTGATATTGGCGGACCGGCCATGATCCGGGCTGCGGCAAAAAATTTCCAGTATGTAGCCGTTGTGGTGAATCCTGAGCGGTACACTGAAATTATCGACCAATTGGCGGCCAAGCAGGAAATCAGTGCTGAATTCCGCATGGCATTGGCCCAGGAGGCGTACCATCATACGGCGGAATACGACGCCTGCATTGCCCAGTATTTGGGCAAACAGTTGGATAACGGGCAATTTCCGGAAACCATGCATGCCGTGTACGAGAAAGTTCAGGAATTGCGTTACGGGGAAAATCCTCATCAACAGGCTGCTTTTTACCGGGAAAAGTACGGTGACGGATTTGGTATTGCCAATGCGAAACAGCTTCATGGCAAGGAACTTTCCTTCAATAACATTGTTGATGTGGAAGCGGCTTATGGAATTGTCGGGGAGTTTGAACAGCCGGCTGCTGCTATCATCAAGCATACCAATCCCTGCGGTACGGGGGTTGGCAAGACCCTGGCCGAAGCCTATGAAAAAGCCTATGAGTCCGATCCGGTTTCCGCGTTTGGCGGCATTGTCGGTTTAAACCGTGAGGTGGATGCGATAACGGCAGGAGAGATCAGCAAAATTTTTATTGAAGCTGTCATTGCTCCTTCCTTTACGCCGGAAGCACTGACCATTCTCACCAAGAAACAGAATATACGGCTGTTGACGGCCGAAGCGGTTGACGCAGATGTGGCGGAATTTGACATTAAAAAGGTATCCGGTGGTATTTTGCTGCAGGACAGGGATACCAGGGATGCGGAAATTGAAGATATGAAAGTTGTGACTAAACGTCCGCCGACCCAGGCTGAATGGGAGCAGTTAATGCTGGCCTGGCGTGTGGTGAAGCATGTGAAATCCAATGCTATTGTAGTGGCGGCGAACAATCAGACCCTGGGGGTCGGTGCCGGACAGATGAACCGTGTCGGTGCGGCTGCGATTGCTCTGGACCAGGCCGGTGAAAAGGCCAGAGGCGCTGTTTTGGCCTCTGACGCATTTTTCCCTTTCCGGGATACGGTGGATACCGCCGTGGCCGCCGGAATTACCGCGATTATACAGCCCGGTGGATCGGTGAAGGACGCCGAATCCATTCAGGCCGCCGATGAACAGGGCATCGCTATGATCTTTACGGGTATGCGGCACTTTAAACATTAA